The nucleotide window GCCCAGCCGGACCATGTTGGTATGATGCAGTGAGACGGGGATCAGCAGCGCGGTGGGGGCGTTTTCCTGCATTCGTGCTGAGATTGAAGGAGCAGACTGGGAGCGATGAGTACCTGTTGCACTAGCTATTGGAGGGCTGCGACCAAGCCCATAAAAGTATTGCCTTTTGAAAGCATAGTATTTTGTTTTCAAGAATAGTGATTTTACCCTGTAAAAGTAAACAAATTATTTGCACCATGGAAACTTATAGCATGCTATAGTGGTGTTTTTTTTCTTGTGAGAACATTTTATATTTCTCTGAGTATGGAAATTATGGTTTAAACAATGGAGATTACATTATGTGTACATCTTGGAAGATTCTAATGCATCTTCTTTCTTTTCTCAATGTAGGCCACCTGAGTTGGATTGAGCACCTTGATTGAGAAGGTTGTATATCTGACATATTGCATGATAACACATGTTGTTGCCACATTATATAGAACGACAAGCTTATCATACATAACATGTAGACGGTGAAAAAGCAATGACGGAAAATAGCATCTACATTTTTTGAGCTCACAAAAGACTTATCTTAACGACTAAGTTTTTCTTCCGAAATTACTACACATTCCCTACTTTTAGTCTGACGTTAGTTTGACTATGAATCCAATGTTGTATCTATTTTGTTGCTAGGTGTGGATGGTTTGATCTTGAACCTTGTACAAATATCCGATGAATAAATTCGTATGTATAGCGTCATTGATTTTCTTGAGTTGTTTAACAACTAGATTAATTCAGTGTTTCCTTCCTGTTCTTCCAGCAAAGCTTTTTGGCAGAACTTGATCTTGAACAGTTTGTGAAGTCCGAGCTTTATTAACATCCCTACCTGCTGGATGGTAAACAATACATCCTTTTGTTTTTCTATAATAAAATTTAAATATTTGGATTACTGTTTAGTCAATGCATTTCGATGCATTCTACAAAATTAGGGCATTATTTAAATTAGTTTATTGAGTTAGGGGTATTATTAAATAATATTTTgttcccgttgcaacgcacgggccattTTGCTAGTTTAACATAACTTGTACAATACTAGGTCAAGTGACGAGCTCGCTGAGCTAAGGTAGGTAAGCGACTTTCCACCACACCAAGgtcgtttttcttcattttgACACTATCTCCACATTTAAATACAAATTCTTCCTGATTTTCTTAACGGTACCATGGTTTCCAAGGGACAACAAGATTTCTGGTAACCAGTCAGTTATCAGAAATTCCATCTAGAAAATGTAAATCTCCCGTCGGCGAGGTTGTGGAGACGGTGCCGGTGATGGTCTTGTAGCCGAAGCTAAAGCTAGAATCTGGATTGTGACAACTTAGGACGACAACTTAGGACGGATTTGGTGCTCGCAAAGAGGACAATGTTGTCATCTCGTCACCCTGCAATGGAGCCAAGATGTGGCACGTTGCACCGCCGGAGCATATTGATTCAACCTAGGCTTTCGCGGAGGGGATTGCTGGATCCACTGGCTTGGGCAGCGGAGTGTAGCAATTGGTCGTGGCTCCCCACCATTCGTGATACTACTGCTCCTTGTTTTTCCTTTATCTTCTTCCTATTCATGCATGTTGGCTTGTGCTGGTGCTGATTCTTGTGCCTCTATGGCGTCTTGTGTTCCGGCTGATTGGGTAGAACATTTACCTGGAGAGGTCGAGGCGGCACAGGGAATATATGCGGTGGCTGTAATCATGCTATTGTGTACGACATGATTCTGAACCGTTGAGGACTCATCCTGTCTAGCCAAATGTAAAAGCGGCGACGGTGGGATTATGATCTAATTAAACCCTAGTTACAAATaactatttatttccttatttgtGCATGGCTTGCCTTTTTGGAGCTTGGATCATGTATAATCGTTTAGCAAAATTCGGGTTTGCAAATTCACACTAGAACGCAATAATGATCAAGATCGCCATAAGAAGTTCAAACTACTTATGTGCAATGTTTTAAATAGAGGGCTATGAAAAATAGTGGTGGACCTTCAAATCAGCTATAAACTCACACCCAACCCAATAACGGTACGAGTATAAAAGTTGGCTTGCCATAGGCAAGAGTGAGTCTAGTGCGAGAGAGGATATGAGGAAGGAAAAAAGCTAAAATTAATCACCATATCTTGACCAATATTTGGATGGGAGCCAAAAATGTTACCACGCTATGAGCTTGAGAGTCATCTAAAACTCAATGATCTGTTGCATGAGGCACATCATAGGTTGGATTGGTGATGCCTGTAGTGTTTGGCTATCACCTTTGGCTCACGAAAAACCATAAAACTTTGACTCATCATTGGAGAGGATGGATCTGACCTCGTCATGGCTCACCGCTCAGGGCATATGGCAAGGTGCACTGGGTGTCTCATGAGTTGGCAGATGATTTCACACTCTGATTGGTTCATGAGCGGGGCCTTTTCTCTCCAGTTTCCAAAACACCAGTTGCCTCCATCTTAGTATGTCATTTGATGGCACGGTTGCAACCGTCGATCTCGTATGTGTTTCACTATAGATGAGGGCTTTCCTTCACAGTCGGTACCTACAAGGCTTCTAGTGGCAACAATAAGATATCCATGACATGCATGTTGCTACGATGTTACAATCCTCCAAAGATTTTGTGTTGACTAATTCGAGATACGATGGCTGCAGCCCAATTGTTTTTATAAGTTTGCTACTTATAAGTTTCAAATAAGTATTTGCTTGTGTTGCGCGCAAATGGGACGAATAAATAATTTACTACGGGTCCACGTTAGAACCAAGCAAAACCTTTTGTATGGGACATGAATGATAGGAAAAACATTCTTTTGATGATTATAAATCTTCCGAGATATATCAAGACAAGAACAACTCTCTCGTTATGCACTGGCGAAAACAATTGTTCGCTAGCCCTGATGGGCCCTTCACACATTTCACACAGGTGCCCTCTCCCTGTGTTGTTGCTCTTGGCATCGATGGCTCATGCTCAGCCACTAGCTTCCAAGCCCTTCCTCCCCCGGTTGCACCAGGCTACAAATCTGAAGATGGCGACCTTTGCCCTACAGACTCTACTAGTGGCCACCGATCCATTTCTCTCCATCCCCCACCATCTCATTGGTGGTGCCGCCTTCCCTAGATCCTCGCCCATTGGTAGTGCTAGCTCGTGGAGGAACGGGGCGCGAAAGAGAAAACCAAAGACCCACTTTGGGTTATAGGTATGATTGGAATATTAGAGATGTGTAGGATTGAATATGCATTGTGATGGAACGCTAAATCCTGTGTTTATAGACAGGATACACCAATATTAAAGACAATAAGTTTACATATGATTTTTCACTTGATAAAAAGTCAGATCATGAGTTTTGTTAGGTGGGTCAGCCCAACAACCTCACTCTTTTGCGACTCTCCCTCCCatacaaaaataaaaatagcCCGGTCACTCGGGCATGCCTATATGTCACTTATCTTATAGCGCCTTGCTTTAGTAGATCGACATAGGGGTGTTTCCTATATGGCGCCCGTTGTGCCCGTTATAGGCACCCGCAAACGGGGACACACCCCCTACCTTTCATAAATGCTATTTCCATTTACCTTCTCTGTTAATTTTCAAGAAAGGGTGCAGCCGAAGGATTCAAACTCCAGACCTTATCAAGGACATCACCAGTAACAACAAGGCCAGCTAGCGGTTTGTGCCTATTTACTTTGTTTCTCCCTTTTATTATTTATTCAGTTCGCCAGAAGCTATGTTCCTAACCggtttcttttcctttttttgatctgtttttttggaccggtgttatttatttttctttctttttctactctattcctttcttttccttttattttattttcttttctcaaaatgcatgattttttttcaaaatcaatgaactttttaaaaatttGGTGATTTTTTTAAAATGTTTGAATTTTTCTCAAAATCAATGCTGTTTTTTCAAATTttatgaactttttcaaattcatgaactttttaaaGTTAGATGAACCATTTTGTAATTTGATGAGATTTTTCCTGAATCAGTGAACATTTTATCAAATTTGATGAACCTTTTTCAAATTTAATGAACTTTATTTCAAGTTTGATGAAATTTTATTCAGAATTGATGATTTTAAAAAATCATTAACTTTGCTGAAGTTTGcgaacattttttttcaaaatccatgaacttttttgaattcatggtttcctttttcttttgaaTTTCCTTTTTCTCACTCTTACCATATCTTTTAAAGTCAGCAATTCACCGGTCAATTGGTCAAACGGGCCCGGTGAAATTGCGGTTGAGTAGGGGAAACCGAGCACTCGCCTTACATGTGCTGGCTCAGCACGGAGGCGCAGTGTTCCTCCAAGTGGCGCTCCCGATATAGGAGCCCTGATCTTTTATACTATGCACCCTCACCTCGATGTATCATATGTTGGTCATTTATTTTATGAAAAGCTTCAGATCTATTATCAAAATTAACCGGAAAATAGAAAGCTTCTCAAATATATTAAAAATTAAATTGAGACTTCCCGCTCGATCACTATTGCTCCCGGAACGAGCCGCCAACTTGCCGCTCCTCTATCGGCAATGACATCCCTCACCTCCTATACCGTACACCCTCACCTCGATGTACCATTTGTCGGTATTTTTGTGTCCATGAAGTTTTTTCTTGGTCATTTTTGTACGAGACTTGCTCCTTAGACTGGTCGAGCATGCCCATTTTTCACTTTCATTTTCGTCTCTTTTACTTCACtttcttatttttatttttatagTTTTAATATTATTTTCCCCTCTTCCTTGCACTTTTTTCTattttatatttattttatttctcTTTTTCTTGTATTTTTTCAATTTTCCATGTTAAATTTTGCCGCTTTCCTTTCCTTTCCTTATTTATTTACttcttcttttgtttttttctgttATGTTTGTAGTCCATATTATTTTTACTTTTACCCTTTTGTGTTTCCTTTTGTTTATTGTTTCTACTATTCTctatttttttttccttttctaaATATATGTTGGACATTTTCCAAAGTAAGTTTTGAAAAATTGTTAAATATACGTTAGGCACTTCCTAAATACATGGTGAACAATAAAATATTTTTATAACTTTTTTCAACTTCAAAATATGCACGTTGAACTCTATTAGATAGACATCGCACATTTTTAATACATAAATGCACGTTGAAAATTTTCTAAACataagatgaacatttttaagTTGCACATCTTTTAAATTACTGTTAATTTTATTTTGAAATATGCCACATCTTTCTAAATAAATGTTGATTTTTTTGTTAAACATTGAATATATTTAGGTAAACAATAATATTTTTTTAAATGCATGGTAAAATTATTTTAATACATGATAATAATTGTATAAacacatgatgaacatttatgAAATAAACCTTCAACATTttctatatatagtaaaataaaaatatttttctAAAATAACTTTTAGTATAGTTTGTGAAAATATTTTCCCATAaatggtaaaaaaattgtccacGTCTTCTGTGTGGCCGAGCACCGAGTAGCCCAATAAGGAAAAAAAGTCTAACTGGCATTTCTAGAAGGAAATTTGTCGATGCATCCTCTCAATTGGAGATGATCATTTAAAATGTGAGTAATGGAAAATGGGCAACCTAGCTTGAAAATAAGAATACATATACATGTAACATATGACAAGTCTCCGCATGATGAAGGCAGTTGTACTAGTTGTTCAGTGCTGAAACAATAAGTCGAGGAACTAAAGGAAATTTATTAAGTGGACATAAAAACTAAGGAACCAACAAAAGCACCCACAAATTGATGTGAGAACTATTTAACGTACATGCATTTGTTAAACAACAAGCAGATTGCAGAACAATTCTATCATGTATAGACTACAAGCATGACTATCGGGGGTAGCTCGCAGAGAACATGACCTCTTCTTCCTGGGTATATTGCCTGCTCGcgttctccaagcttgatcttctTATAGGATATGAATATCTTTTTGTGGAATAACTCCCCTCATGTGTTTCTACTGGTAGATCATCCCTAACCCGAACATACTCGTTAGGTCCTCGGAGGGCTTCTAGTGTCATCTCTACTAATGTCATGGTCGGTCGCTCCTCTGCTCTAAGTTTTGTGCATGATACAGCTAGAGCAGCTAATTCTTCCACTTGGCTCCCTCCCTCCTCCATGACACGCTGATCTAGTATTTCTACCAATTTACCTTCTCCAAGTAGTTCAATGAAATGTGCAACAAGCCCGTCATCTTTGGGGGACCTATATATAATTGGCATCTTCCTCGTTAGCAACTCAACAAGAATTACTCCAAAGCTATAAACATCACTTTTTTCTGTTAGCCGGCCACAATAAAAGTATGTAGGGTCTAAATATCCTAAAGTTCCTTGCACCGCTGTTGTTATCCCCATTAGATCCTTAGGGATGTGTCTTGAAGCTCCAAAGTCAGACACCTTTGTAGTCAAAGCATCATCAAGAAGTATATTAGTAGACTTGATATCTCTGTGTATTACAGGGACAGAAACACCTGAGTGAAGGTAAGCAATAGCTTTGCCAATTTCAGTTGCAATCCTTAATATGTCTTTCCAAGGTATTGATCTTAGTGGTTTCTTGTGAAGATAATCACATAAGGTTCCATTAGAAATGAACTCATAagccaacaacgggacttctgTCTCAAGACAACATCCAAAAAGCTTTACGATGTTCCTATGGTTGATCTGTGAAAGCATAGCAACTTCATTTATAAAATCTTTAATCTCACTCTTGACCACAATATTTGACTTTTTGATGGCCACAACATGCAAGTCTGACAAAATCCCTTTGTACACGGTACCATGCCCTCCACCACCAAGTTTACGAGTTGGATGAAAGTTGTTTGTAGCCTTTTCCAGCTCCTTTAAAGGAATAATCATCCTCTCTGCAATGTCTGACCTATGAGATACCAATTTTTGCAACAATTGTCCACGATTTTGATGGAAGAACTTTTTCCTCACTTTTTGTTCCTTTTGACGCTTAAGCTTGCTGATTATTATCTTTGAGCTGATAAACAAAAGTATAATAGCTGGGCCACTAGAAACTGATAGACCAATTATTAAACCTGCAAGAAATAGATCAATTTGGTAGGAAATTAGGGTCTCATATGACATAACTCAAATAGATGAGGGTAAAGATACAAGGTTGAATTTACGGCTTAAATTCTTGGTAACGGGAGAGATACAGTTGTGGGGTCATGATACCTACTAAATATGTGTATAATTTTTTACATGTTTCATGTTATAATCTTTTTAAATGTGcatgttttatttttatttttggaCTAACATATCTACCAAGTGCTGGGAAGGAAACTTTCTTCTTTGTGGATTTAAGGGAGACAAGTAGTTTCCGTAATTTAGAAAAATATGATAAATCGGGACAGATTTTTAGGTTGAAAGCACATATTCACTAGAAAGAGGCACTTGAGAATGGTCCGAGGGGCCCAAATGTCCTCGCCAGGTGCCATGGGTATGTAGTACCTGAGCCAAGCTTGTGGGGCCATTAGGTCCTCCCTCTAATAATTTCTTCCCACTGGCTTATATATACCCAAAAAGTCTGTCATAATAATATCACAATTTTAGTCGCCGCCACTTCGTGACTCGAGGCGAAAACTGTTGCTGGAGGCGGGAACTATTGCCTTAGCCATCTCCATCAATATTTGCTTCTCCCATGATGATGTGGGAGTTTTCCACCCTCTAAACTATGGGTTTGCATTAATAGATATGAACCAATCTCTCCCTTGTTGTTCAATATAAATATCACATGAGCCACCTTACATGATTGATTCTGATCAATCTGACATAGTTCTTGCAATTACCTATGATACGAGAGAAATTATTACTTTATGATCATATTATCTGTGGTGTTTTGCAAGGCTTATAGATCCATATTTACTCTTCAATTTGTTAGTATAATCATTGCCTAGTTTAGATTAAAGATCAATAGTAGACgttgtgtgcatcatatgggGTAAATCTTTATAAGTAAAGTATTTTGGTAACGGTACTAGAGAAAAGGTTTATAATTGTCTTCGCGGCACTAAGGGTGTAACATAGTTGAATTGTTTTCTCGGTCATGAGCTGAAGGTGAGGTCGCATGGTGACTAGCGCATTCGCGCGGCTAGATCTGTCATGTATTACCATATATTATGTTAATTATCTCATGTCAATTGTGTTTGTCTCCCATCTACTTATTAATTGATTTTATTTTTCTATGGAGTTAAATCTTCAGCTTTTTAGTACCACAACCAGATTTAAGTTTAACTGTTAAAAAATAGCCAACATGCATAGCTGGCGAACTCATGATTTGTTGTTTAGGCAGAAAATATAGCAGAAAGCCTTGTGTATTCATATGTTCTCTTTTACTCGTGTCTACATCAGTAGTACATTATTTAGTTAGACATTGACTATTATAGGGAAGTTTACATTATAAGTATATGATGCATAACTTATTCTGCATGACTTCTTAGTTGGTTACTGAACCCACACAAATGTATTAGTTGAATTAGGAATCCACTTTTGAACCTCGACCTATTGTTTCCCAAGTTAGCATCTTAATAAAAGAAATACAGAAGATCGGGACAATTATTACTGAATGGAGAAAATGAAACACTTATGTACATTActaaaattatttattttttcttCATTTGACTATTATAAATTGCCTAAAAGTTATAATAATTTTATTCACTGAAATTATTTATCAGCATTAAATTTATCTTGTCCTATCCTTCTCCATTTTTTCATTTATTACTACTTTACTAAAGTTACTAACGTGTATCAATCATGCCACATATTGTATGAATCGGAAGAAAACACCTTGTGATTGAGCTAAATGCCTATTTTTTGGTTCCT belongs to Triticum urartu cultivar G1812 chromosome 7, Tu2.1, whole genome shotgun sequence and includes:
- the LOC125518323 gene encoding wall-associated receptor kinase 2-like, with the protein product MAWLLVLLPLAAWASTASSSLAKAGCPARCGGVDIPYPFGIGAGCFRPGFEITCDNMTPFLPDATVGQSRPEPVPVLNLTVMPQAQVRVLLPVAHQCFDAAGNETTGSFDRRLTVNPVGVYRISSTANELFVLGCSTFIYAGRGRPALRRKNVTTYAYFSGCVAYCDSAKSARDGICDSIGCCRVNIPLALTNTRMRFGKWPHAGVEFSPCNYAFIVERGHYVFKAADLRRNPESDPARRWTMPLWLDWAIRNHSNSLSCPRAKETLGYACVSKSSECANSTNGMGYFCICTKGYQGNPYLHSGCTDIDECKQPQLYPCFGKCTNMDGSFECRCPRGYNGDASEPNGCVKSINTSLIIGLSVSSGPAIILLFISSKIIISKLKRQKEQKVRKKFFHQNRGQLLQKLVSHRSDIAERMIIPLKELEKATNNFHPTRKLGGGGHGTVYKGILSDLHVVAIKKSNIVVKSEIKDFINEVAMLSQINHRNIVKLFGCCLETEVPLLAYEFISNGTLCDYLHKKPLRSIPWKDILRIATEIGKAIAYLHSGVSVPVIHRDIKSTNILLDDALTTKVSDFGASRHIPKDLMGITTAVQGTLGYLDPTYFYCGRLTEKSDVYSFGVILVELLTRKMPIIYRSPKDDGLVAHFIELLGEGKLVEILDQRVMEEGGSQVEELAALAVSCTKLRAEERPTMTLVEMTLEALRGPNEYVRVRDDLPVETHEGSYSTKRYSYPIRRSSLENASRQYTQEEEVMFSASYPR